The following coding sequences are from one Streptococcus sp. NPS 308 window:
- the speE gene encoding polyamine aminopropyltransferase gives MDLWFSEVHTPDVKLSLRTAKQLYAGKSEWQDIEVLDTPAFGKILILNGHVLFSDADDFVYNEMTVHVPMAVHPNPKKVLVIGGGDGGVAQVLTLYPELEQIDIVEPDEMLVEVCREYFPDFAAGLDDPRVTIYYQNGLRFLRNCEDDYDIIINDATDPFGHTEGLFTKEFYGNSYRALKEDGIMIYQHGSPFFDEDESACRSMHRKVNQAFPISRVYQAHIPTSPAGYWLFGFASKKYHPVKDFDKEGWKKRQLFTEYYTANLHVGAFMLPKYVEDILEEEEGKK, from the coding sequence ATGGATTTATGGTTTTCTGAAGTTCATACTCCAGATGTGAAATTATCCTTGAGAACTGCCAAGCAACTCTACGCTGGAAAAAGTGAATGGCAGGATATCGAAGTCTTAGATACGCCAGCTTTTGGAAAAATACTGATTTTAAATGGGCACGTCTTGTTTTCAGATGCAGATGATTTTGTTTACAATGAAATGACGGTCCACGTACCCATGGCTGTCCACCCAAATCCCAAGAAAGTCTTGGTTATTGGGGGTGGTGACGGTGGTGTTGCCCAAGTTTTGACACTGTATCCAGAATTGGAACAAATCGATATTGTGGAACCGGATGAAATGCTGGTTGAAGTCTGTCGTGAGTATTTCCCAGATTTTGCTGCAGGGCTAGATGATCCTCGTGTTACCATTTACTACCAAAATGGGCTACGCTTTTTGCGAAACTGCGAAGATGACTACGATATTATCATCAACGACGCGACAGATCCATTTGGACATACGGAAGGGCTCTTTACCAAGGAATTTTACGGCAATAGTTATAGGGCTCTCAAAGAGGACGGAATCATGATCTATCAGCATGGGAGTCCCTTCTTTGACGAGGATGAGTCAGCTTGTCGAAGTATGCACCGCAAGGTCAATCAAGCATTTCCAATCAGTCGGGTTTATCAGGCCCATATCCCAACCAGTCCAGCTGGCTATTGGCTATTTGGATTTGCATCTAAAAAATACCACCCTGTCAAAGATTTTGACAAGGAAGGCTGGAAAAAACGTCAGCTTTTCACAGAATACTACACCGCAAACTTACATGTGGGGGCCTTCATGTTGCCCAAGTATGTTGAGGACATTTTAGAAGAAGAGGAAGGAAAAAAATGA
- a CDS encoding aminotransferase class I/II-fold pyridoxal phosphate-dependent enzyme → MKKLDQNQAPIYEGLIKLRKKRIVPFDVPGHKRGRGNPELVELLGEKCVGIDVNSMKPLDNLGHPISIIRDAEELAADAFGAAHAFLMIGGTTSSVQTMILSTCKAGDKIILPRNVHKSAINALVLCGAIPIYIEMSVDPKIGIALGLENDRVAQAIKEHPDAKAILINNPTYYGICSDLKGLTEMAHEAGILVLVDEAHGAHLHFTDKLPISAMDAGADMAAVSMHKSGGSLTQSSILLIGNQMNPEYVRQIINLTQSTSASYLLMASLDISRRNLALRGKESFEKVIELSEYARREINAIGGYYAYSKELIDGVSVCDFDVTKLSVYTQGIGLTGIEVYDLLRDEYDIQIEFGDIGNILAYISIGDRIQDIERLVGALADIKRLYSRDGKDLIAGEYIQPELVLSPQEAFYSERRSLTLDESVGQVCGEFVMCYPPGIPILAPGERITREIVDYIQFAKERGCSLQGTEDPEVNHINVIKRKEN, encoded by the coding sequence TTGAAAAAGTTAGATCAAAATCAGGCCCCTATTTATGAAGGTCTGATAAAGCTAAGAAAGAAACGGATTGTTCCCTTTGATGTACCAGGTCACAAACGCGGACGGGGAAATCCAGAACTTGTTGAATTGTTGGGAGAAAAATGTGTTGGCATTGATGTCAATTCTATGAAACCCTTGGATAATTTAGGCCATCCCATTTCGATTATTCGAGACGCAGAGGAGCTGGCTGCGGATGCTTTTGGAGCAGCGCATGCCTTTCTCATGATCGGTGGAACAACTTCATCTGTTCAAACCATGATTCTTTCCACCTGCAAGGCGGGAGATAAGATTATTCTGCCACGTAATGTCCACAAATCTGCTATCAATGCGCTGGTTCTATGTGGTGCCATTCCCATCTATATCGAGATGAGTGTAGATCCTAAAATTGGCATCGCTTTAGGTCTTGAAAATGACCGTGTTGCGCAGGCAATTAAGGAGCATCCAGATGCCAAGGCCATTTTGATTAACAATCCTACTTACTATGGAATTTGTTCAGATCTCAAGGGTTTAACAGAAATGGCTCATGAAGCAGGCATACTGGTTTTAGTGGATGAAGCCCATGGAGCGCATTTGCATTTTACAGATAAGCTTCCAATTTCTGCTATGGATGCAGGGGCTGATATGGCTGCGGTCTCTATGCATAAGTCTGGCGGGAGTTTAACCCAAAGCTCCATTTTACTTATCGGGAATCAGATGAACCCTGAGTACGTTCGTCAGATCATCAACCTGACCCAGTCTACATCTGCCTCATACCTACTTATGGCTAGTTTGGATATTTCTCGTCGCAACTTAGCCCTTCGTGGAAAAGAGTCTTTTGAGAAAGTCATTGAGCTCTCCGAGTACGCTCGTCGTGAAATCAATGCTATCGGTGGTTACTATGCCTACTCAAAAGAGCTCATAGACGGTGTGTCGGTTTGTGATTTTGATGTGACCAAGCTGTCCGTTTATACTCAGGGTATTGGACTAACAGGGATTGAGGTTTATGATCTCTTGCGAGATGAATACGATATTCAGATTGAATTCGGGGATATCGGCAATATCTTAGCTTATATTTCAATTGGTGACCGTATCCAAGACATTGAACGCTTGGTCGGTGCTTTAGCTGATATCAAGAGACTATATTCACGAGATGGGAAAGACTTGATTGCTGGAGAATATATCCAACCTGAGTTGGTGCTATCTCCGCAAGAAGCCTTCTATTCAGAGAGAAGAAGTTTGACCTTAGACGAGTCAGTTGGACAAGTCTGCGGAGAATTTGTCATGTGCTATCCTCCAGGAATTCCTATCTTGGCTCCTGGTGAACGTATTACACGAGAAATTGTAGACTATATCCAATTTGCAAAGGAACGTGGTTGCTCCCTCCAAGGGACGGAAGATCCAGAGGTCAATCACATCAACGTCATTAAGAGAAAGGAGAACTAG
- a CDS encoding YfbM family protein: MGMIANYQYLAYNELEQIKGLSNQEDDLLDFAEDSTDSHDILIDIDKMWDALVFVLTGFSSSEFLDDNPLREAVLGVTPLENVSEYISYTEHSKIAEIVQALENFDMDRALADFSMEACKKADLYPDIWDYLDEEEEIKDDIRTSFVKMKDFYKKILDFKGNVLVTIC; the protein is encoded by the coding sequence ATGGGAATGATTGCCAATTATCAATATTTAGCATATAATGAATTAGAACAAATAAAAGGTCTTTCCAATCAAGAAGATGACTTGTTAGACTTTGCTGAGGATTCCACTGATAGTCATGATATCTTAATAGATATCGACAAAATGTGGGATGCCTTGGTCTTTGTCTTGACAGGATTTAGTAGTTCAGAATTTTTGGATGACAATCCCTTGAGAGAAGCTGTCTTGGGAGTGACCCCTTTAGAAAATGTTTCAGAATATATATCCTATACTGAACACTCAAAGATAGCTGAGATTGTTCAAGCTTTAGAGAATTTTGACATGGATAGGGCTCTGGCAGACTTTAGCATGGAAGCATGCAAGAAGGCAGATTTGTATCCCGATATTTGGGATTATCTTGATGAAGAGGAAGAAATCAAGGATGATATTCGAACCAGCTTTGTAAAAATGAAAGACTTTTACAAGAAAATCTTAGATTTCAAGGGAAATGTCTTAGTGACTATTTGTTAA